A genomic window from Populus nigra chromosome 7, ddPopNigr1.1, whole genome shotgun sequence includes:
- the LOC133700168 gene encoding uncharacterized protein LOC133700168: ILPPCLQLRKLPVKSFSTKPFMNSIMRRELCIAELEVPGKKSLVVATSHLESPCPAPPKWDRMFSKERVDQAKEAINLLKKNSNVIFCGDMNWGDKLDGQFPCPDGWVDAWVELKPGDDGWTYDTKSNQMLSGNFPLQKRLDRFICSLRDFKISKIDMVGKEAIPGLSYIKEKKVRREVKMLELPVLPSDHYGVLLTISGL; encoded by the coding sequence atattgccCCCTTGTTTGCAGTTAAGAAAACTACCAGTAAAATCTTTCAGCACTAAACCCTTTATGAATTCAATAATGAGGAGAGAACTTTGCATTGCTGAGCTTGAAGTTCCAGGAAAAAAGTCATTAGTTGTTGCCACTAGCCATCTAGAGAGTCCTTGTCCAGCACCTCCAAAATGGGATCGGATGTTCAGCAAGGAACGTGTGGATCAGGCAAAGGAGGCCATCAACCTTCTCAAGAAGAACTCAAATGTGATTTTTTGTGGTGACATGAACTGGGGCGATAAGTTGGATGGTCAGTTTCCTTGCCCTGATGGATGGGTTGATGCCTGGGTAGAGTTGAAGCCAGGGGACGATGGATGGACATATGATACCAAATCCAACCAAATGTTGTCCGGCAATTTTCCATTGCAAAAGAGACTGGATCGATTCATATGCAGTCTGCGTGATTTCAAGATCAGTAAAATTGACATGGTTGGTAAGGAGGCAATACCTGGGTTATCATATATCAAGGAGAAGAAAGTGAGAAGAGAGGTAAAGATGTTGGAGCTTCCTGTCTTGCCTAGTGATCATTATGGTGTGCTTTTAACAATATCAGGTCTGTAA
- the LOC133698208 gene encoding glucan endo-1,3-beta-glucosidase 1-like: protein MALSKLPLCSVFFFLYISLFIPSQALSSKIAVAQIKDQQDNEPFVGINIGEDVSNLMSATELVSFLQFQKVTHIKLYDVDPDILKALAKTKIRVIISVPNNQLLAIGSSNTTAASWIGKNVVAYYPQTVITAIAVGDEVLTTVPSSAPLLMPAIESLYSALVAENLHNQIKISTPHSASIILDSFPPSQSFFNQSWISVIQPLLHFLSRTGSPLMMNFYPYYVFMQNKGVVPLDNSLFKPLTPSKEMVDPNTLLHYTNVLDAMVDAAYFSMKNMNFTDVVVLVTESGWPSKGDSKEPYATIDNADTYNSNLIKHVLDRSGTPLHPEITSSVYLYELFNEDLRSPPVSEANWGLFYANSTPVYLLHVSGSGTFLANDTTNQTYCIVMDGVDSKTLQAALDWVCGPGRANCSEIQPGENCYQPNNVKNHASYAFDSYYQKEGRASGSCDFKGIAMTTTTDPSHGSCIFPGSKKITNKARTVVNTTNPSNAAGGSRLISFKSSRMSAVDKALQTLLTVIFSILLYIPFMMS, encoded by the exons ATGGCACTGTCTAAGCTTCCTCTCTGCAGTGTCTTCTTCTTCCTGTACATTTCACTTTTTATACCATCACAAG CTTTATCATCAAAAATAGCAGTGGCACAAATAAAGGACCAACAAGACAATGAGCCATTTGTGGGAATCAACATAGGAGAAGATGTGTCCAATCTTATGTCAGCTACAGAACTTGTTTCATTTCTACAATTTCAAAAGGTTACACATATCAAGCTTTATGATGTAGACCCCGACATACTCAAGGCCTTGGCTAAAACCAAGATCCGGGTCATTATTAGTGTTCCAAATAATCAGCTTCTTGCTATTGGATCCTCCAATACAACTGCAGCTTCTTGGATTGGTAAAAATGTTGTTGCTTATTATCCACAGACTGTAATTACTGCAATTGCTGTTGGTGATGAGGTTTTAACTACGGTACCCTCTTCAGCTCCTTTGCTTATGCCAGCTATTGAGTCTCTTTATAGTGCTTTGGTGGCTGAAAATTTGCATAATCAGATAAAGATTTCAACTCCACACTCTGCTTCTATAATTCTTGATTCATTTCCACCTTCTCagtctttttttaatcagaGTTGGATCTCGGTTATTCAACCTTTGCttcattttttatcaagaaCTGGGTCACCTTTGATGATGAATTTTTATCCTTACTATGTGTTTATGCAAAATAAAGGAGTGGTGCCTCTTGATAATTCTTTGTTCAAGCCCTTGACACCATCCAAGGAAATGGTTGATCCTAATACTTTGTTGCATTACACTAATGTTCTTGATGCTATGGTTGATGCTGCTTATTTTTCGATGAAGAATATGAATTTTACTGATGTTGTGGTTCTTGTTACCGAGAGTGGTTGGCCTTCAAAGGGTGATTCAAAAGAACCTTATGCTACAATTGACAATGCAGATACTTATAATTCTAATTTGATTAAGCATGTTCTTGATCGTAGCGGGACTCCTTTGCACCCAGAAATCACTTCTAGTGTGTATTTATACGAGTTGTTCAATGAAGACTTGAGGTCACCACCAGTATCAGAAGCAAATTGGGGATTGTTTTATGCGAATTCAACGCCGGTTTATTTGCTTCATGTATCTGGAAGTGGGACTTTCTTGGCTAATGATACAACCAACCAAACATATTGTATTGTTATGGATGGTGTTGATTCAAAGACATTGCAAGCAGCATTGGATTGGGTATGTGGACCTGGAAGGGCTAATTGTAGTGAGATTCAGCCAGGGGAGAATTGTTATCAGCCTAACAATGTTAAGAACCATGCCTCTTATGCATTTGATAGCTATTACCAGAAGGAAGGAAGGGCTTCTGGGTCCTGTGATTTCAAGGGCATTGCCATGACCACCACCACCGATCCAA GTCATGGGAGCTGTATATTTCCTGGAAG CAAAAAAATAACGAATAAGGCGAGGACTGTGGTGAACACAACCAATCCAAGTAACGCAGCGGGTGGTTCAAGATTAATCAGCTTCAAAAGCAGTAGAATGAGTGCAGTAGACAAGGCATTACAAACTCTCTTGACTGTAATCTTCTCTATTTTGTTATACATTCCCTTTATGATGTCTTGA